From a single Candidatus Izimaplasma bacterium HR1 genomic region:
- the lacF_4 gene encoding Lactose transport system permease protein LacF, translated as MSSINKILRHIRTNLHKGMIVPAVLLFITFTLLPILFSIGLSLTDWNGYSSPDFIGLQNFIKFFEDERAMGAVENSVFFALLSVPLLNILGLSYAILLDRKFKGVNLVKAIVYIPAVISPLIMGYVWMFVLQDNHGAIYAVFEFIGRGEQYINFLGDPKMAMYIIIIVNAFQFVGLTMTIYAAGLQGIPQDLYESSAVDGATKFQQFKNITFPMLGPSIVINVITNIIGSLAIFDLVVSLTGGGPGYATESISLYIFRQSYGGQSGYAASVSLIMFVLVLVPVLISLRLMKKSRLHLED; from the coding sequence ATGAGTTCAATAAATAAAATTTTGCGTCATATTAGAACCAATTTACATAAGGGGATGATTGTTCCAGCGGTCCTCCTATTCATAACTTTTACGTTATTGCCAATTCTATTTTCAATTGGGTTATCATTAACGGATTGGAATGGTTACTCATCTCCTGACTTTATTGGTTTGCAGAATTTTATAAAGTTTTTTGAAGATGAACGGGCAATGGGCGCAGTGGAGAATTCTGTGTTCTTTGCCCTTCTCTCTGTTCCACTTCTAAATATCCTAGGTTTAAGTTACGCCATATTATTAGATCGTAAGTTCAAAGGGGTAAATCTTGTTAAAGCAATAGTCTATATCCCAGCTGTTATTTCACCATTAATTATGGGTTATGTATGGATGTTTGTTTTACAAGATAATCATGGGGCTATTTATGCCGTTTTCGAATTCATCGGAAGAGGAGAGCAATATATCAATTTCCTCGGTGATCCTAAAATGGCTATGTACATAATTATCATTGTGAATGCCTTTCAATTTGTTGGGTTAACAATGACGATTTACGCAGCGGGATTACAAGGTATTCCCCAAGACTTATACGAATCAAGTGCAGTTGATGGCGCAACAAAGTTCCAACAATTTAAAAACATTACCTTTCCAATGTTGGGGCCTTCAATAGTAATCAATGTTATAACAAATATAATTGGATCACTTGCTATATTTGACTTAGTAGTATCACTAACAGGTGGTGGGCCTGGTTATGCTACAGAATCGATAAGTTTATACATTTTTAGGCAATCTTATGGAGGGCAAAGTGGATATGCTGCATCAGTATCACTAATCATGTTTGTATTAGTGTTAGTGCCAGTTCTTATATCACTTAGACTCATGAAGAAATCAAGATTGCATTTGGAGGATTAA
- the msmE gene encoding Multiple sugar-binding protein precursor produces the protein MKKLFLLVLTLIVTFGLSACGEDNDKVTITFLNGKAEAVDWVDAVILDFEAEYPNIEVVHEFNTDASNALKVKIAGDDIPDITTVYDTALMKDGYYYDLSELEVWDRIDPSIKALCTDPLTGNQYRIATNRTMAGLFYNKDIFTEVGATEPETWAEFVAVLEDVTDAGYDGLYMGGKDTWMIGHLIEFWAHGLIKQELGTVDANVAFLMNQTTLLNFDSANGPMETFAESFLELKDAGLLNDDFLTATYDNQIDAFANGDAAVISQGMWALGGILEKAPELADSIGFMPYPAMDPTKDAVILSAEDSGYAIMEASENKDAAITFLNYLFQADIQKEYSELMKSPSAFIDVIADWSPISAAVESALAKGTHIGFTATPSGFGGGEAGILVQNLYLGEYTVAEFVEEYTDSWNEAWNASN, from the coding sequence ATGAAAAAATTATTCTTATTAGTTTTAACACTAATTGTAACTTTTGGTCTTAGTGCATGTGGAGAAGATAATGATAAAGTTACAATCACTTTTCTAAACGGAAAAGCAGAAGCTGTTGATTGGGTAGATGCTGTTATTCTTGATTTTGAAGCAGAATATCCAAATATTGAAGTTGTTCATGAATTTAACACAGATGCATCTAATGCATTAAAAGTTAAAATTGCTGGTGATGATATTCCTGACATTACTACAGTATATGATACTGCATTAATGAAAGACGGATATTATTATGATCTATCTGAACTTGAAGTTTGGGATAGAATCGATCCTAGTATTAAGGCTCTTTGTACAGATCCTTTAACTGGAAACCAATATCGTATAGCTACTAATAGAACGATGGCTGGATTATTTTATAATAAAGACATCTTTACTGAAGTAGGAGCTACGGAACCAGAAACTTGGGCAGAATTTGTTGCAGTTTTAGAAGATGTAACTGATGCTGGTTATGATGGATTATACATGGGTGGTAAAGACACATGGATGATCGGACACTTAATCGAATTCTGGGCGCATGGTTTAATTAAACAAGAATTAGGTACTGTAGATGCTAATGTAGCATTCTTAATGAACCAAACTACTTTATTAAACTTTGACTCAGCTAATGGTCCTATGGAAACATTTGCTGAAAGTTTCTTAGAGTTAAAAGATGCTGGATTATTAAATGATGACTTTTTAACTGCAACATATGATAATCAAATTGATGCATTCGCAAATGGTGATGCTGCAGTAATCTCTCAAGGTATGTGGGCTTTAGGTGGAATCTTAGAAAAAGCACCAGAATTAGCTGATTCTATTGGATTTATGCCTTATCCTGCTATGGATCCTACTAAAGATGCTGTTATCTTATCAGCAGAAGATTCAGGGTATGCAATTATGGAAGCTTCAGAAAATAAAGATGCTGCAATTACATTCCTAAATTATTTATTCCAAGCAGATATTCAAAAAGAATATAGTGAATTAATGAAATCACCAAGTGCGTTTATAGACGTAATTGCTGATTGGAGTCCTATTAGTGCAGCTGTTGAAAGTGCATTAGCAAAAGGAACACATATTGGATTTACTGCAACTCCAAGTGGATTTGGTGGAGGAGAAGCAGGGATTTTGGTTCAAAACTTATATTTAGGTGAATATACAGTTGCTGAATTTGTAGAAGAATACACTGATAGCTGGAATGAAGCGTGGAACGCAAGTAATTAG
- the nagC gene encoding N-acetylglucosamine repressor, whose protein sequence is MIKMNNKLNVISYIREHVITDRQSVSTFLGINVSTSKRIVDDLVSEGVVRYLGVNESTGGRKSTKIGINYNYGLNLVIKVEVDKLIFSLVDFEPKVLNHLICEFPVGTSFEEIETLLKENIVKMIVEANALSTPLFSVGIAISGVVSRDSSTLISSTLLGWQNIEFKNLIESWFKIPTYVENDVNCAVIAEHWYGKGRGLNSFVLLTLGKGTGSGIVLDNLLFKGSFGGAGEIGHSIFEKDGKQCYCGQKGCLEMYTNEDYLLEQFGVKQLTESMLEKIYNKDKEKTQKVLNDFAVNIISGIINLVVVIEPERIVIGGEMSYIYNYVADIIAERVNANWINSLHQSTKVDVVKSDLGSDSFVKGLAVKLMSKVFEKQY, encoded by the coding sequence ATGATTAAAATGAATAATAAATTAAATGTTATAAGTTATATTAGAGAACATGTCATAACAGATCGACAATCTGTTAGTACTTTTCTTGGGATAAATGTCTCTACTTCTAAAAGAATAGTTGATGATCTAGTTTCTGAAGGTGTGGTTCGTTACTTGGGAGTAAATGAATCAACAGGTGGAAGGAAATCAACAAAGATTGGGATTAACTACAACTATGGGTTAAATCTAGTAATTAAAGTAGAAGTGGACAAACTGATTTTTTCTTTAGTTGATTTTGAACCTAAAGTATTAAATCATTTAATATGTGAGTTTCCAGTAGGAACTTCATTTGAAGAGATTGAAACACTATTAAAGGAAAATATTGTTAAAATGATTGTTGAAGCAAACGCATTAAGTACTCCTTTGTTTTCAGTAGGAATAGCTATTTCTGGAGTGGTATCTCGTGACTCTAGCACATTGATATCTTCTACATTATTAGGATGGCAAAATATTGAGTTCAAAAATTTAATTGAGTCATGGTTCAAAATACCTACATATGTTGAAAATGATGTAAATTGTGCCGTTATAGCAGAACATTGGTATGGTAAAGGTCGAGGATTAAATTCGTTCGTACTATTAACACTTGGTAAAGGAACTGGTTCTGGTATTGTCTTGGATAATTTACTATTTAAAGGTAGTTTTGGTGGTGCTGGAGAAATTGGGCATAGTATCTTTGAGAAAGATGGTAAACAATGTTACTGCGGACAAAAAGGATGTTTAGAGATGTACACTAATGAGGATTACTTGTTAGAACAGTTTGGGGTTAAGCAACTTACAGAAAGTATGTTAGAAAAAATATATAATAAAGATAAAGAAAAAACGCAAAAGGTATTAAATGATTTTGCTGTTAATATTATTTCAGGGATTATAAATCTTGTTGTAGTTATTGAACCTGAAAGAATTGTTATTGGTGGAGAGATGTCATATATATATAATTATGTAGCAGATATAATTGCAGAAAGAGTAAATGCTAATTGGATAAATAGTCTTCATCAGAGTACGAAAGTAGATGTTGTAAAATCTGATTTAGGATCGGATAGTTTTGTAAAAGGTCTTGCTGTAAAATTGATGTCTAAAGTTTTTGAAAAACAATATTAA
- a CDS encoding Deoxyguanosine kinase, with translation MRIGIIGPIGSGKSTLAHLLASYYNVPLVKEPVESSPFLPLFYADKENFALISQNAFYGELFLSMWHTKDEPFLICDSTMFSNLVFAELLNKEKIMDKDEVELTYKIAEAHMKLLPELDIHIVLVRDEESLFNNVKKRSRDLEKGQYDYLKFHYKNYTDVLESIFTRYNVQKQNILYLKVDDMFDHLHFNELVAQIEERYQQLEYEQLSLKL, from the coding sequence ATGAGAATTGGAATTATCGGACCGATCGGTAGTGGAAAATCTACTCTAGCACATTTATTAGCATCATACTACAACGTTCCACTTGTAAAGGAACCAGTCGAAAGCAGTCCGTTTTTACCTCTTTTTTATGCGGATAAAGAGAATTTCGCTTTGATAAGTCAAAATGCTTTTTACGGTGAGTTATTCTTATCAATGTGGCATACAAAGGATGAGCCATTTTTAATATGTGATTCAACTATGTTTTCTAACTTAGTTTTTGCTGAGTTATTAAATAAAGAAAAGATCATGGATAAAGATGAAGTTGAATTAACTTATAAGATAGCTGAAGCTCATATGAAGTTATTACCAGAATTAGATATTCACATTGTCTTAGTTAGAGATGAAGAAAGTCTTTTTAATAACGTCAAGAAAAGATCTCGAGATCTTGAAAAAGGACAATATGATTACTTAAAGTTTCATTATAAGAATTATACTGATGTATTGGAAAGCATCTTTACAAGATACAATGTCCAAAAGCAAAATATCTTATACTTAAAAGTTGATGATATGTTTGATCATTTACACTTCAATGAGTTAGTTGCTCAAATTGAAGAAAGATATCAACAATTAGAGTATGAGCAATTATCATTAAAACTATAA
- the metQ gene encoding Methionine-binding lipoprotein MetQ precursor, with the protein MKKILLLALLSLVVITTSSCEKKEVLKVGATAVPHAEILKQVQPILLEEGYDFEIVVYTDYVLPNLSLYSGDIIANFFQHVPYLDAQIKDNGYDFQNVGGVHVEPIGLYSKEYNTLEELPGAIELIISNSPVDRPRLFGVLEENGLISINTTTTDEDIISSSLRNLNSLFTSSKTITFIEVDSALLFTNYNNESGDVVLINGNYALDNGLNPLEDAIALEGSASLYVNILVCNTVDIDDPFIIALKKALQSTEIQEWIENNYGGAVVPAA; encoded by the coding sequence ATGAAAAAAATATTACTATTAGCATTATTGAGCTTGGTGGTAATCACCACAAGCTCATGTGAGAAAAAAGAAGTTTTAAAAGTAGGTGCTACGGCAGTACCTCATGCAGAAATATTAAAACAAGTTCAACCAATTTTACTAGAAGAAGGTTATGATTTTGAAATTGTTGTCTATACTGATTATGTATTACCAAATCTATCTTTATACAGTGGTGACATTATAGCAAATTTCTTTCAACATGTACCCTATCTTGATGCGCAAATCAAAGATAATGGATATGATTTTCAAAATGTTGGTGGAGTTCACGTTGAACCAATTGGTTTATACAGTAAAGAATATAATACGCTAGAAGAACTACCAGGAGCTATTGAACTAATTATCTCAAATAGTCCTGTTGATAGACCACGGTTGTTTGGAGTTTTAGAAGAGAACGGTCTTATATCAATAAATACCACTACAACTGACGAAGACATAATTTCTTCAAGTCTGAGAAATCTGAATTCACTATTTACATCATCAAAAACTATTACTTTCATAGAAGTCGATTCAGCATTACTGTTTACTAACTATAATAATGAATCAGGAGATGTAGTCCTTATTAATGGTAACTATGCTTTAGATAATGGCTTAAATCCTTTAGAGGATGCAATAGCATTAGAAGGAAGTGCGAGTCTTTATGTAAATATACTGGTTTGTAATACAGTGGATATTGATGACCCCTTCATAATAGCCTTGAAAAAAGCACTACAAAGTACAGAAATTCAAGAATGGATTGAAAATAATTATGGTGGAGCAGTTGTTCCAGCAGCATAA
- the metP gene encoding Methionine import system permease protein MetP has translation MFSNIDLHEFVEAFIDTMYMSLLSTLFVFCFGLILGITLFFIGEKGVTPNKVVYQVTSISVNLLRSIPFLILIVLLIPFTRIIIGTILGPSAAIPALIIGATPYYARLIELALNEKGEKLIETGKAFGASNFQIIVKIILPESITSIIRGITTTAIMITGYTSIAGAIGAGGLGNLAYLYGFARNRTDVTLAATLGIILIILFIQFAGDITVKKLDKN, from the coding sequence ATGTTTAGTAATATTGATTTACATGAGTTTGTAGAAGCTTTTATAGATACAATGTATATGTCTTTACTTTCTACTTTGTTTGTCTTCTGTTTTGGATTAATTCTTGGTATTACCCTGTTTTTTATTGGTGAAAAAGGTGTAACTCCAAATAAGGTAGTTTATCAAGTAACGTCCATTTCAGTTAATCTACTGCGTTCCATTCCTTTTTTGATTCTAATTGTACTATTAATACCTTTTACTAGAATCATAATTGGAACAATTCTTGGTCCTAGTGCAGCTATACCTGCGTTAATAATAGGAGCAACACCTTATTATGCAAGACTTATCGAATTAGCTCTTAATGAAAAAGGGGAAAAATTAATAGAAACTGGGAAAGCATTTGGTGCAAGTAATTTTCAAATTATAGTAAAAATCATATTGCCAGAAAGTATTACCTCGATTATTAGAGGAATTACTACAACGGCAATAATGATAACAGGATATACGTCTATAGCTGGGGCAATAGGAGCTGGAGGACTAGGTAATCTAGCATACCTATATGGATTTGCTAGAAATCGAACAGATGTAACATTGGCCGCAACATTGGGAATCATATTAATAATACTGTTTATCCAATTTGCAGGCGACATCACAGTTAAAAAACTGGATAAAAACTAA
- the metN2 gene encoding Methionine import ATP-binding protein MetN 2, translating to MITLRNVSKTFLTKKGKFKALDDVSLSIKRNVIHGIIGPSGAGKSTLIRLINQLEIHDKGVIEVFDYTDLKQLNKESTRMYRKSVSMIFQGFNLLERKTVYDNIALPILLQRKLTEKDREKVANLIRLVGLEGYEESYPTQLSGGQLQRVGIARALVNDPKILLCDEPTSALDTLTIKNILDLLKSIQRELNLTIIIVTHDMNVIKEVCEYVTVMDQGRIVENDTIDNIIFNPQNAITKSLLDTVGFNLERIITMYSSKKNLYLLRFTNSRKQESIISNVSISTKVRINILFANITPSEQGIMLVSLEVCNHDVIENVIRELKEEGVAVKHV from the coding sequence ATGATAACTTTAAGAAACGTATCAAAAACATTTTTGACAAAAAAAGGGAAGTTTAAAGCACTAGATGATGTTTCCCTATCAATAAAGAGGAATGTAATACATGGAATAATTGGTCCAAGTGGTGCTGGTAAAAGCACACTAATTAGACTTATAAACCAATTAGAGATTCATGATAAGGGAGTAATTGAGGTATTTGATTATACTGATTTGAAGCAATTAAACAAGGAATCTACACGAATGTATAGAAAGAGTGTTTCAATGATTTTTCAAGGCTTTAACTTATTGGAAAGAAAAACTGTTTACGATAATATTGCTCTGCCGATTCTTCTACAACGAAAATTGACCGAAAAAGATCGTGAGAAAGTAGCTAATTTGATTAGATTAGTTGGATTAGAAGGTTATGAGGAATCATATCCAACACAACTTTCAGGAGGACAACTACAAAGAGTAGGAATTGCAAGAGCGTTAGTAAATGATCCAAAAATACTTTTATGTGATGAACCAACAAGTGCATTAGACACGCTTACTATTAAAAATATTTTGGATCTGTTGAAATCAATTCAAAGAGAGCTTAATCTAACTATTATTATAGTTACACATGATATGAATGTGATTAAAGAAGTGTGTGAATATGTAACGGTCATGGATCAAGGGAGAATAGTAGAGAATGACACAATTGACAATATTATTTTTAACCCACAGAACGCTATTACTAAATCACTTCTTGATACAGTTGGATTCAATTTAGAAAGAATCATTACAATGTACTCGAGTAAAAAAAACTTGTATTTATTGAGGTTTACAAACTCAAGAAAACAAGAAAGTATCATCTCGAACGTAAGCATATCAACAAAAGTAAGAATTAATATACTATTTGCAAATATAACACCAAGTGAACAAGGAATTATGCTTGTATCATTAGAGGTATGTAATCATGATGTGATTGAGAATGTTATACGTGAATTAAAAGAAGAAGGAGTGGCGGTTAAACATGTTTAG
- the ptsH_3 gene encoding Phosphocarrier protein HPr encodes MKRSYKVIDESGVHARPAALIVNVANKYPDSIDIAYKGKTLTLKSIMLVMSLGIQCGDSFDIIISGDNEETALNEIEAILVENAIV; translated from the coding sequence ATGAAACGTTCATATAAAGTAATAGATGAATCAGGTGTTCACGCACGACCTGCTGCATTAATTGTAAATGTAGCTAATAAATATCCAGACAGTATTGATATTGCATATAAAGGTAAAACTCTTACCTTGAAATCAATAATGTTAGTGATGAGTTTAGGCATTCAATGCGGAGACTCATTTGATATCATTATCTCAGGAGATAATGAAGAAACAGCATTAAATGAAATAGAAGCAATCCTTGTCGAAAACGCAATTGTATAA
- the ptsH_4 gene encoding Phosphocarrier protein HPr has protein sequence MKKSFLIINQTGLHARPAANFVRCTSSIPAHILLECDGHETDAKSIMGVIGMQIVKGQIITLTMDNDEERLMKIIENHLVENQIAKEVK, from the coding sequence ATGAAAAAATCTTTTCTAATAATCAATCAAACAGGTCTTCACGCAAGACCTGCTGCTAATTTTGTAAGATGCACTTCATCTATACCAGCTCATATTCTACTAGAATGTGATGGTCACGAAACAGATGCTAAATCAATTATGGGTGTTATCGGTATGCAAATTGTAAAAGGACAGATTATTACTTTGACAATGGATAACGATGAAGAGCGATTAATGAAGATTATTGAAAACCATTTGGTTGAAAACCAAATAGCAAAAGAAGTTAAATAA
- the yvoA_2 gene encoding HTH-type transcriptional repressor YvoA has product MKPKYMIVIDEIEKIIESQEINSLIPSERVLSERLDISRMTIRKAVQILVNKGKLYRVNNVGTFISDEKLYKVVNTLVGFTNEVHATGSVVENEILEYSFIPASETVSAKLRIPEGDMVHKVIRVRKRDGVPIMIDTSYFPADIIDLNVDVIKGSIYSHITNTLGLSISSAIQEIKAAFIPEKFKGILKIKENEPTIFVDLIGYLENGRIYEYATSYKDQNRYELVIQSLR; this is encoded by the coding sequence ATGAAACCGAAATACATGATTGTTATTGATGAAATTGAAAAGATAATTGAATCACAAGAAATCAATTCATTAATTCCATCTGAACGGGTTTTGTCAGAACGCTTAGACATATCACGAATGACAATAAGAAAAGCAGTTCAGATCCTTGTTAACAAAGGGAAACTTTATAGAGTTAATAACGTCGGTACATTTATCTCAGATGAGAAATTGTACAAAGTTGTAAATACATTGGTAGGCTTTACCAATGAAGTACATGCAACTGGAAGTGTCGTTGAAAATGAGATTTTGGAATATAGTTTCATTCCAGCTTCAGAAACAGTATCTGCAAAACTGCGAATACCTGAAGGAGATATGGTTCATAAAGTAATACGTGTTAGAAAGAGAGATGGTGTTCCAATCATGATTGATACATCATACTTCCCTGCTGATATAATTGATTTAAATGTTGATGTGATTAAAGGTTCAATATACAGTCACATAACTAATACACTTGGATTATCTATATCCTCAGCAATCCAAGAAATCAAAGCAGCGTTTATTCCAGAAAAATTTAAAGGAATACTTAAGATTAAGGAAAATGAACCAACAATATTTGTTGATTTAATTGGGTACTTAGAAAATGGACGTATCTACGAGTATGCGACATCATATAAAGATCAAAATAGATATGAACTAGTTATTCAATCATTGAGATAA
- the ptsG_1 gene encoding PTS system glucose-specific EIICBA component has translation MSKIKEVIMLPIKGDYADIEKTPDQVFSNKFLGEGFVIFPKEGKVYAPTNGIIKSVFPTKHAIALTSDKGLDILIHIGLETVKLKGEGFTMHTNLGDTVKQGDLLVEFDKEYIEANADSSATPIVLVDRKKLIVKKVKEKEGQTYITIITE, from the coding sequence ATGAGTAAAATTAAAGAAGTTATAATGCTACCAATCAAAGGTGATTATGCCGATATTGAAAAAACACCAGACCAAGTATTCTCAAATAAATTCTTAGGAGAAGGTTTTGTAATTTTTCCAAAAGAAGGTAAAGTTTATGCGCCAACTAATGGTATAATAAAATCAGTGTTTCCAACAAAACACGCCATCGCATTAACAAGTGATAAAGGGTTAGATATCTTAATCCACATTGGATTAGAGACTGTGAAATTAAAAGGTGAAGGTTTTACAATGCATACAAATCTTGGTGATACAGTAAAACAAGGTGACTTACTAGTTGAATTTGATAAAGAATATATCGAAGCAAATGCCGACTCAAGTGCGACACCAATCGTCCTTGTAGATAGAAAAAAACTAATCGTAAAAAAAGTAAAAGAAAAAGAAGGACAAACATACATAACGATAATTACAGAATAG
- the nagB_1 gene encoding Glucosamine-6-phosphate deaminase 1: protein MKIIKLKTNEEVTKYLAELLLQQIESNPKSVLGLATGSTPTLAYHQLVKKYLVDQTDFSQVITFNLDEYIGIEPENKNSYRSFMNENLFNYININQENTFLPSTDDQNYAKYDDLIKEYGGIDLQILGIGENGHIGFNEPGTKESTLTHKVTLAENTRENNSIFFDSLEDVPKEAVTMGITSILNAKKIILAATKSNKAEIIKRLINNDISENLPASFLKKHPNVIILVDEDSGKYIEEMI from the coding sequence ATGAAAATAATAAAATTGAAAACAAACGAAGAAGTCACGAAATATCTTGCTGAACTACTTTTACAGCAAATTGAATCTAATCCTAAATCTGTTCTAGGTTTGGCAACAGGTTCAACACCGACATTGGCATATCATCAACTAGTAAAAAAATACTTAGTTGATCAAACCGATTTTAGTCAAGTTATCACATTTAATCTTGATGAATATATCGGAATCGAGCCAGAAAACAAAAACTCATACCGTAGTTTTATGAATGAGAATTTATTTAACTATATAAACATTAATCAAGAAAACACTTTTTTACCAAGTACAGATGATCAAAACTATGCGAAATACGACGATTTAATTAAAGAATATGGAGGCATAGATTTACAAATCTTAGGTATAGGTGAAAATGGACATATAGGTTTTAACGAACCAGGGACCAAAGAATCTACTTTAACCCATAAGGTTACATTAGCAGAGAATACTAGAGAAAATAACTCAATATTCTTTGATTCATTAGAAGATGTTCCTAAGGAAGCAGTAACAATGGGGATTACTTCAATTCTAAACGCAAAGAAAATTATTCTAGCTGCAACTAAATCAAACAAAGCGGAAATTATAAAACGACTTATTAACAATGATATATCAGAGAACTTACCAGCCTCATTTTTGAAAAAACATCCTAATGTAATTATCTTAGTTGATGAGGATTCTGGAAAGTATATAGAGGAGATGATTTGA
- the ptsG_2 gene encoding PTS system glucose-specific EIICBA component: MKGFFSNVLGYLQKIGRSLMLPVAVLPAAALLMGIGYWIDPNGWGGDSQVAAILIKTGASIIDNMSILFAVGVAYGMSKTKDGSAALSGLVSFLVVTTVLSSGSVAQITGVDPASVNAAFGKISNQFIGIIAGIIGATAFNRFGHVELPKALSFFSGKRLVPIVSAVVSLLVSVVLLFVWPVIFTALVGFGESIISLDAVGAGVYGFFNRLLIPFGLHHALNSVFWFDVAGINDIPNFLGGQTSIDAGTGILGITGMYQAGFFPVMMFGLPAAALAMVHTAKKKNKVKVASLMLAAGLASFFTGVTEPIEFAFLFVAPLLFLAHAVLTGISVFIAASFQWIAGFGFSAGFVDFVLSARNPLAQNWYMLILQGIVFGLIYYFLFKFLILKFNLKTPGREEDDEDGEPSLIVGKASHREVAVKMLAALGGKANIVELDNCITRLRLVIKDISVVDEKALKAAGATALMKISKTNIQVIVGTQVQFVADEMKKLK, from the coding sequence ATGAAAGGATTTTTCTCAAATGTTTTAGGTTATTTACAAAAAATAGGTAGATCTTTAATGCTACCAGTTGCAGTATTACCAGCTGCAGCATTACTTATGGGGATTGGTTATTGGATCGATCCAAATGGTTGGGGTGGAGACAGCCAAGTTGCTGCTATCCTAATTAAAACGGGTGCTTCAATTATTGATAATATGTCAATCCTATTTGCTGTAGGGGTAGCATATGGAATGTCAAAAACTAAAGATGGTTCAGCTGCTTTAAGTGGTTTAGTTTCATTCTTAGTTGTTACAACTGTTTTATCAAGTGGTTCAGTTGCACAAATTACTGGTGTAGATCCTGCTTCAGTTAATGCAGCATTTGGTAAAATCTCAAATCAATTTATTGGGATTATTGCGGGGATCATTGGTGCTACAGCTTTTAATAGATTCGGACACGTTGAATTGCCAAAAGCTTTATCATTCTTTAGTGGTAAACGTTTAGTTCCTATCGTTTCAGCAGTTGTTTCATTATTAGTATCTGTTGTATTATTATTTGTTTGGCCAGTTATCTTTACTGCTTTAGTTGGTTTCGGGGAATCAATTATTTCATTAGACGCAGTTGGTGCAGGAGTTTATGGATTCTTTAACAGATTGTTAATTCCGTTTGGTCTTCATCATGCATTAAACAGTGTATTCTGGTTTGACGTTGCAGGAATTAATGATATTCCTAACTTCTTAGGTGGACAAACTTCAATTGATGCAGGAACTGGTATCTTAGGTATCACAGGAATGTATCAAGCTGGTTTCTTCCCAGTTATGATGTTCGGTTTACCAGCAGCAGCGTTAGCTATGGTTCATACAGCTAAAAAGAAAAACAAAGTTAAAGTTGCATCATTAATGCTAGCTGCAGGACTTGCTTCATTCTTTACAGGAGTTACAGAACCAATTGAATTTGCATTCTTATTCGTTGCTCCGTTATTATTCTTAGCACATGCCGTGTTAACTGGTATTAGTGTATTCATTGCTGCTTCATTCCAATGGATTGCCGGATTTGGATTTAGTGCTGGATTTGTTGACTTTGTACTAAGCGCTAGAAACCCATTAGCTCAAAACTGGTACATGTTAATTCTTCAAGGAATCGTATTTGGATTAATTTATTACTTCTTATTCAAATTCTTAATCCTTAAATTTAACTTAAAAACACCAGGTCGTGAAGAAGACGATGAAGATGGAGAACCAAGTTTAATAGTTGGTAAAGCATCTCATAGAGAAGTAGCTGTTAAAATGTTAGCTGCTTTAGGTGGAAAAGCAAATATCGTTGAATTAGATAACTGTATTACAAGACTTAGATTAGTAATTAAAGATATCAGTGTTGTTGATGAAAAAGCTTTAAAAGCTGCAGGAGCAACAGCATTAATGAAAATATCTAAAACAAATATTCAAGTAATAGTTGGTACACAAGTTCAATTTGTTGCCGATGAAATGAAAAAACTTAAATAA